One window of the Primulina eburnea isolate SZY01 chromosome 18, ASM2296580v1, whole genome shotgun sequence genome contains the following:
- the LOC140819927 gene encoding protein CYPRO4, which translates to MGAGHSREDLDLSDCESESEFLETATNESESEDSYGTPSSYLSDKKRDPKSPSSLEDVESRLKALKLKYNNVNNDLSPKNAVKLYLHIGGNTAKSKWVLSEKLASYSFCKTNADGDDDDGDEEGSEQNDSWVLRIGSKVRAKVDENLQLKASKEQKRVDFVANGVWAAKFFTTEEYDDFTKKYQECMFENTYGYEANNENKLKVYGKDFMGWANPEIADDSMWEDAEENSSVTPLVKTNVRGHDLTEEFEEAGVTGTAIQSLTLGALDNSFLVGDSGIQVVRNYHHGIQGKGIYVNFNEGRLSRTNGGSGTNYMTPRKTLLMKAETNMLLMSPVMDGKPHSTGLHQLDIETGRIVSEWRFEKDGTDITMRDITNDSKGAQMDPSGATFLGLDDNRLCRWDMRDRKGIVQDIVNENTPVLNWTQGHQFARGTNFQCFATTGDGSIVVGSIDGKIRLYSTSSMRQAKTAFPGLGSPISHVDVTYDGKWILGTTDTYLILICSLFSDKDGKVKTGFAGRMGNKISAPRLLKLNPLDSHMAGANNKFRNAQFSWVTENGKQERHLVTTVGKFSVIWNFQQVKDGSHKCYQNQVGLKSCYCYKVVPKDESIVDSRFMHEKFAVSDSPEAPLVVATPMKVSSFSISSSRLHM; encoded by the exons ATGGGAGCCGGCCACAGCCGAGAAGATCTTGATCTCTCCGACTGTGAATCCGAATCAGAATTCCTTGAAACCGCCACTAATGAATCTGAATCGGAAGACAGCTACGGAACCCCATCGTCGTACCTCTCGGACAAGAAACGCGACCCCAAATCGCCGTCTTCTTTGGAAGATGTTGAGTCCAGGCTCAAAGCACTCAAGCTCAAGTACAATAACGTCAACAACGACCTGAGTCCCAAGAATGCGGTGAAGCTGTACCTCCACATCGGGGGGAACACCGCTAAATCCAAATGGGTTCTGTCGGAAAAGCTCGCTTCATACTCGTTTTGCAAGACTAATGCTGACGGAGACGATGATGATGGAGATGAAGAAGGATCTGAGCAGAATGACTCCTGGGTTTTGAGAATTGGGTCGAAGGTGAGAGCTAAGGTTGATGAGAATTTGCAGCTGAAGGCGTCTAAGGAGCAGAAGCGTGTGGATTTTGTGGCCAATGGGGTTTGGGCAGCCAAATTTTTTACCACGGAAGAGTATGATGATTTTACTAAGAAGTATCAGGAATGTATGTTCGAGAATACTTATGGGTATGAAGCTAATAATGAGAATAAGCTGAAGGTTTATGGGAAGGACTTTATGGGGTGGGCGAACCCCGAGATTGCGGACGATTCTATGTGGGAAGATGCGGAAGAGAATTCTTCAGTGACTCCTCTGGTGAAAACAAATGTAAGAGGGCATGATTTGACAGAGGAGTTTGAGGAGGCTGGGGTCACTGGTACCGCAATTCAGAGCTTGACATTGGGTGCTTTAGACAACAGTTTCTTGGTTGGTGACTCCGGGATTCAGGTCGTGAGAAATTATCATCATGGGATTCAGGGGAAGGGGATTTATGTGAATTTCAACGAAGGAAGGTTGAGTAGGACAAATGGGGGTAGTGGCACGAATTACATGACTCCGAGGAAGACTTTGCTGATGAAGGCTGAGACTAATATGCTTCTCATGAGTCCAGTGATGGATGGGAAACCACATTCCACGGGGTTGCATCAGCTTGACATTGAAACCGGGAGgattgtgagtgagtggaggtTTGAGAAGGATGGGACTGATATTACTATGAGGGATATAACGAATGATAGTAAAGGAGCTCAAATGGATCCATCAGGAGCAACCTTCTTGGGTCTGGATGATAATAGGTTGTGTCGATGGGATATGCGTGATCGCAAAGGTATCGTTCAGGATATCGTGAATGAGAACACCCCTGTATTGAACTGGACTCAGGGGCATCAGTTTGCAAGAGGGACTAATTTTCAGTGCTTTGCAACCACTGGTGATGGATCGATTGTGGTCGGGTCAATTGATGGCAAGATTAGACTGTATTCGACAAGTTCTATGAGGCAGGCCAAAACTGCATTTCCAGGACTTGGTTCCCCCATTTCTCATGTGGATGTTACCTATGATGGGAAATGGATCTTGGGAACCACCGATACTTACTTGATTCTCATATGTAGTCTGTTTTCGGACAAGGATGGGAAGGTAAAAACTGGATTCGCTGGTCGCATGGGGAATAAAATCTCGGCACCGAGATTGTTGAAGTTAAATCCTCTGGATTCACACATGGCAGGGGCAAACAACAAGTTTCGCAACGCACAGTTCTCGTGG GTAACCGAAAACGGGAAGCAGGAGCGCCACCTGGTTACAACTGTCGGAAAGTTTAGTGTGATATGGAATTTCCAACAGGTGAAGGATGGATCCCACAAATGCTATCAGAATCAGGTGGGTTTGAAGAGCTGCTACTGCTACAAAGTAGTTCCGAAAGACGAGTCTATTGTTGATAGTCGTTTCATGCATGAGAAGTTTGCGGTTAGCGACTCACCTGAAGCACCACTTGTGGTGGCAACTCCAATGAAAGTTAGCTCCTTCAGCATATCAAGCAGTAGATTGCACATGTGA